A genomic region of Xanthomonas campestris pv. phormiicola contains the following coding sequences:
- a CDS encoding homoserine O-succinyltransferase has translation MSLVNTPNRPLAVNAPLDRHAAAVAPAADGVIAMRGEVAVALPLRHAGVQLLRLRYELSGPAEAPVVFVAGGISAHRHLAANASFPEKGWAEGLVAPGRTLDPSQRRLLAFDFVGADGSLDAPIDSADQADAIAALLDALGIDQLHGFVGYSYGALVGLQLAVRHPRRLLKLVAVSGAHRAHPYAAAWRALQRRAVALGQLQCAESHGLSLARQFAMLSYRTPEEFGERFDAPPEVINGRVRVAAEDYLDAAGAQYVARTQVNAYLRLSESIDLHRIDPAAVAVPTVVVAVEGDRLVPLADLVTLVEGLGPRGSLRVLRSPYGHDAFLKETDRIDAILATALRPTGATA, from the coding sequence CCCTTGCTGTGAATGCCCCGCTCGATCGCCATGCCGCCGCCGTTGCGCCGGCTGCCGACGGCGTCATCGCGATGCGCGGCGAAGTGGCGGTGGCGCTGCCGTTGCGCCATGCCGGCGTGCAGCTGCTGCGCCTGCGCTACGAACTGAGCGGCCCGGCGGAGGCGCCGGTGGTGTTCGTCGCCGGCGGCATTTCCGCGCATCGCCATCTCGCCGCCAACGCGAGCTTCCCCGAGAAGGGCTGGGCCGAAGGCCTGGTCGCGCCGGGGCGGACGCTGGACCCGAGCCAGCGGCGGCTGCTGGCGTTCGATTTCGTCGGCGCCGACGGCAGCCTGGACGCGCCGATCGACAGCGCCGACCAGGCCGATGCGATCGCCGCGCTGCTGGACGCGCTGGGGATCGACCAGCTGCACGGCTTCGTCGGCTATTCCTACGGCGCGCTGGTCGGCCTGCAACTGGCGGTGCGGCACCCGCGGCGCTTGCTGAAACTGGTCGCGGTCAGCGGTGCGCACCGCGCGCATCCGTATGCCGCGGCGTGGCGCGCGCTGCAGCGCCGCGCGGTGGCACTGGGCCAGTTGCAGTGCGCCGAGAGCCACGGGCTGTCGCTGGCGCGGCAGTTCGCGATGCTCAGCTACCGTACTCCAGAAGAGTTCGGCGAGCGCTTCGATGCGCCGCCGGAAGTGATCAACGGCCGCGTGCGCGTCGCCGCCGAAGACTACCTGGACGCCGCCGGCGCACAGTACGTGGCGCGCACCCAGGTCAATGCCTACCTGCGCCTGTCCGAATCCATCGACCTGCACCGCATCGACCCGGCCGCCGTCGCCGTGCCGACCGTGGTGGTCGCGGTCGAAGGCGACCGCCTGGTGCCGCTGGCCGACCTGGTCACCCTGGTCGAAGGCCTGGGCCCGCGCGGCAGCCTGCGCGTGCTGCGCTCGCCATACGGCCACGACGCCTTCCTGAAAGAAACCGACCGCATCGACGCGATCCTCGCCACCGCCCTTCGCCCCACCGGAGCTACCGCATGA
- a CDS encoding O-succinylhomoserine (thiol)-lyase, giving the protein MSTAHDNDLPCSAATAAVRAGIDRDTAYGAVTPPIVLSSNFSFDGFGNKRQYDYTRSGNPTRDLLGEALAELEGGAGGVITATGMGAINLVLNALLQPGDKLVVPHDAYGGSWRLFNALAKKGHFELITADLTDPRSLAEALAQSPQLVLIETPSNPLLRITDLRFVIDAAHKAGALAVVDNTFLSPALQKPIAFGADLVIHSTTKYVNGHSDVVGGAVVAATAELHQQLVWWANALGLTGSPFDAFLTLRGLRTLDARLRVHQENAQAVVALLDGHAAVNQVYYPGLATHPGHAVAARQQSGFGAMISFELAGGEAEVRAFVDGLRYFTLAESLGGVESLVAHPASMTHAAMTAEARANAGISDGLLRLSVGIESSEDLIADLQAGLLRAQQAGEAVARKRVDA; this is encoded by the coding sequence ATGAGCACTGCCCACGACAACGATCTGCCCTGCAGCGCCGCCACCGCCGCGGTGCGCGCCGGCATCGATCGCGATACCGCCTACGGCGCGGTGACCCCGCCGATCGTGCTGTCGTCGAACTTCAGCTTCGACGGCTTCGGCAACAAGCGCCAGTACGACTACACCCGCAGCGGCAATCCCACCCGCGACCTGCTCGGCGAAGCGCTGGCGGAACTGGAAGGCGGCGCCGGCGGCGTGATCACCGCCACCGGCATGGGCGCGATCAACCTGGTGCTGAACGCGCTGCTGCAGCCGGGCGACAAGCTGGTGGTGCCGCACGATGCGTACGGCGGCAGCTGGCGGTTGTTCAACGCGCTGGCCAAGAAGGGCCATTTCGAGCTGATCACCGCCGACCTGACCGATCCGCGCTCGCTGGCCGAGGCGCTGGCGCAGTCGCCGCAGCTGGTGCTGATCGAGACCCCGTCCAATCCGCTGCTGCGCATCACCGACCTGCGCTTCGTCATCGATGCCGCGCACAAGGCCGGCGCGCTGGCGGTGGTCGACAACACCTTCCTGTCGCCGGCGCTGCAGAAGCCCATCGCCTTCGGCGCCGATCTGGTGATCCATTCCACCACCAAGTACGTCAACGGCCACAGCGACGTGGTCGGCGGCGCGGTGGTCGCCGCCACCGCCGAACTGCATCAGCAGCTGGTGTGGTGGGCCAACGCGCTGGGCCTGACCGGTTCGCCGTTCGATGCGTTCCTGACCCTGCGCGGCCTGCGCACGCTGGATGCGCGCCTGCGCGTGCACCAGGAAAATGCGCAGGCGGTGGTGGCGCTGCTCGACGGGCATGCCGCGGTCAACCAGGTCTATTACCCGGGCCTGGCTACGCATCCGGGGCATGCGGTGGCGGCGCGGCAGCAGAGCGGCTTCGGCGCGATGATCAGCTTCGAGCTGGCCGGCGGCGAAGCCGAGGTACGTGCCTTCGTCGATGGCCTGCGCTATTTCACCCTGGCCGAGTCGTTGGGCGGGGTCGAGAGCCTGGTCGCGCATCCGGCGTCGATGACGCACGCGGCGATGACGGCCGAGGCGCGCGCCAATGCCGGCATCAGCGATGGCCTGCTGCGGCTGTCGGTGGGCATCGAGTCCAGCGAGGACCTGATCGCCGACCTGCAGGCCGGTCTGCTGCGTGCGCAGCAGGCGGGCGAGGCGGTGGCGCGCAAACGGGTGGACGCGTGA
- a CDS encoding homoserine dehydrogenase, giving the protein MAPAPAPAADAALPRLGLLGTGTVGRAFVARYQVLQQRRPGLPAFAWLANSRILQECRQAPAQALAVANAAARGDGGSAPQPADLRAGDIVVDATASEAVAQRHAEWLARGVHVVTANKLGQGAALARAEQIHAARHAAGAHYGDSATVGAGLPLLSSLRALAAGGDHIHAVEGVLSGSMAWLLHRYDGSRAFSECVREAAAAGYTEPDPREDLSGEDVRRKLLILARAAGLPLRAEQVQVESLLPAALAAAAPRDVDAALSALDAPLATRLAQAHANGACLRFVGRFDAHGASVGLRELPLAHPLASGAGTDNRVAIHSDRYLQQPLLIQGPGAGAEVTAAALLDDVLRIAVR; this is encoded by the coding sequence ATAGCGCCGGCGCCGGCGCCGGCCGCCGATGCCGCATTGCCGCGACTCGGTCTGCTCGGCACCGGCACGGTCGGCCGCGCCTTCGTCGCGCGCTACCAGGTGCTGCAGCAGCGCCGCCCCGGCTTGCCGGCGTTCGCCTGGCTGGCCAATTCGCGGATCCTGCAGGAGTGCCGGCAAGCGCCGGCGCAGGCGCTGGCCGTGGCCAATGCCGCCGCGCGTGGCGATGGCGGCAGCGCGCCGCAGCCGGCCGACCTGCGTGCCGGCGACATCGTGGTCGACGCCACCGCCAGCGAGGCGGTGGCGCAGCGGCATGCCGAATGGCTGGCGCGCGGGGTGCATGTGGTGACCGCGAACAAGCTCGGCCAGGGCGCGGCGTTGGCGCGCGCCGAACAGATCCATGCCGCGCGGCATGCCGCCGGCGCGCACTACGGCGACAGCGCCACGGTCGGTGCGGGCCTGCCGTTGTTGAGCAGCCTGCGCGCGCTGGCTGCCGGCGGCGACCATATCCACGCGGTGGAAGGCGTGCTGTCCGGCTCGATGGCGTGGCTGCTGCATCGCTACGACGGCAGCCGCGCGTTCTCCGAGTGCGTGCGCGAGGCCGCGGCGGCCGGCTATACCGAGCCGGATCCGCGCGAGGACCTGTCCGGCGAGGACGTGCGCCGCAAGCTGCTGATCCTGGCGCGCGCGGCCGGGCTGCCGCTGCGCGCCGAGCAGGTGCAGGTCGAATCGCTGCTGCCGGCGGCGCTGGCCGCGGCGGCACCGCGGGACGTGGATGCCGCGTTGTCGGCGTTGGATGCGCCGCTGGCGACGCGCCTGGCGCAGGCGCACGCGAACGGCGCCTGCCTGCGTTTCGTCGGCCGCTTCGATGCGCACGGCGCGTCGGTGGGACTGCGCGAGCTGCCGCTGGCGCATCCGCTGGCCAGCGGCGCCGGTACCGACAACCGCGTCGCCATCCACAGCGACCGCTACCTGCAGCAGCCGTTGCTGATCCAGGGCCCCGGCGCCGGGGCCGAGGTGACCGCGGCGGCCTTGCTCGACGACGTGCTGCGCATCGCGGTGCGCTGA
- a CDS encoding alpha/beta hydrolase, which translates to MRRSSLLAALAAALLLPPCHAATPASRYGAQLEGFDYPYPVARYDFASQRQPLQMAYLDVAPTGTPNGRTVVLLHGKNFCAATWASAIAALVAQGYRVIAPDQIGFCKSSKPQAYQFSFAQLAANTHALLQHAGVTRAVFVGHSMGGMLAAHYALQYPQDVSRLLLVNPIGLEDWKAAGVPWRSVDDWYAKELKTDAASIKQYQQSVYYGGQWKPEYDRWVTMQAGLYAGPGHARVAWNQALTSDMVFNQPVLQRFAQLRVPTTLFIGQRDRTAIGKDLAPPALARTLGDYPALGKRAAAAIPGATLVEFADLGHAPQVEAPQRFNAALLQALAAPSAAPDAAP; encoded by the coding sequence ATGCGCCGATCCTCGCTTCTCGCCGCGCTCGCCGCCGCGCTCCTGCTGCCGCCCTGCCATGCCGCCACGCCCGCATCGCGCTACGGCGCGCAGCTGGAAGGCTTCGACTATCCGTATCCCGTCGCGCGCTACGATTTCGCTTCGCAGCGCCAGCCGTTGCAGATGGCCTACCTGGACGTGGCCCCGACCGGCACGCCGAACGGCCGCACGGTCGTGCTGCTGCACGGCAAGAACTTCTGCGCGGCGACCTGGGCGTCGGCGATCGCCGCGCTGGTCGCGCAAGGCTATCGGGTGATCGCGCCGGACCAGATCGGTTTCTGCAAGTCGAGCAAGCCGCAGGCCTACCAGTTCTCCTTCGCGCAACTGGCGGCCAACACCCATGCGCTGCTGCAACACGCCGGGGTCACCCGGGCGGTCTTCGTCGGCCACTCGATGGGCGGCATGCTCGCCGCGCATTACGCGCTGCAGTATCCGCAGGACGTGAGCCGGCTGCTACTGGTCAATCCGATCGGGCTGGAGGACTGGAAGGCGGCCGGCGTACCGTGGCGCAGCGTCGACGACTGGTACGCGAAGGAGCTCAAGACCGATGCCGCCTCGATCAAGCAGTACCAGCAGAGCGTCTACTACGGCGGGCAATGGAAACCGGAATACGACCGCTGGGTGACGATGCAGGCCGGGCTGTACGCCGGCCCCGGCCACGCGCGCGTGGCCTGGAACCAGGCGCTGACCTCGGACATGGTGTTCAACCAGCCGGTGCTGCAGCGGTTCGCGCAACTCCGCGTGCCGACCACCCTGTTCATCGGCCAGCGCGACCGCACCGCGATCGGCAAGGACCTGGCGCCGCCGGCGCTGGCCAGGACCCTAGGCGACTATCCGGCGCTGGGCAAGCGCGCCGCGGCGGCGATTCCCGGCGCCACGCTGGTCGAATTCGCCGACCTGGGCCACGCGCCGCAGGTGGAAGCGCCGCAGCGCTTCAACGCCGCGCTGCTGCAGGCGCTGGCCGCGCCGAGCGCCGCACCGGATGCTGCGCCGTAG
- a CDS encoding diguanylate cyclase: MLLGAWISLVPTAAALQPDKQFNHYERQRWGLEQGLPQLSVQAFAQDRQGYLWIGTMSGLARFDGVRMTTFGEKAPANLPGPWIKALQVDPSGDLWIGTYRGLARYRDGRFSNLLPQDPQAPLLNIEAIAVDAQGTVLVAAQDGVYAVVGDRLRLRHRIADGAYALLPRGGELWVGTRGAVLRFAEGGDEPLPLPADAREAPVRQLLDAQGRLWAGSRDGLLFRRDGRWQRLPGDPALTRRAVEALSQDSDGNLWVGLPGYLLRVRDGGIVEQYVEDDQDAGASAIFEDRERNLWLGSRWKGATRLWNGWTRRYSSYEGLSDTLVWTLARDPDGSLWVGTGRGLERLRDGRFQQVLHREQLPDVPYTLLAEPGQLWIGTRRGALLYRDGHATQPPLLAPLHELQVSGIVRDRAQRLWFATSDGLFRSDGVRLHRYGSSEGLRDPRIRLIHETRAGRLLIGSQAGLYELRGERLLPLAEAGSALADADVTAIHELPGGQWVLGTLSEQLWVFDGKRWTMFDEHDGLPANAAFFIADDGHGSLWVAGLRGVYRMPLASLLKRIEVPGTPLQAELLLNERGQRHGGVQGLCCNGAGNGKGFIDNGTLWLPSRDGVVTMDTAGIVKNPVAPQPVVERIRAQGRWMAPQALRDTPLPAQARDLDFEFTAASFQAPENVELRYRLVGYDTQWRTLDDIRQRVASYTNLPGGDYVFEVSGSNNAGVWALAPARLPLRIRLRFQETLYYKLLLALGALALALLGIGMARVVNQRQRATLERQVRQRTEALQAANQRLQEASFTDDLTQLRNRRYLSLHIPSDIALYRRMAANDQDMLSSGMLFALIDIDHFKSINDSGGHHTGDAVLQQMAQLLVKLTRESDYVVRWGGEEFLLVLRSAPRENLTVAAERMCRAIAAHTFVLDHGRQGQITCSIGLAEFPFVHDPDSRLGWEQLLILADRALYQAKAKGRNGWAAYRPVLGTQAEQVLAALHEPAERMQHHACLSLVHSRC, encoded by the coding sequence ATGCTCCTGGGAGCGTGGATCTCGCTGGTGCCGACGGCGGCCGCCTTGCAGCCGGACAAGCAGTTCAACCACTACGAACGCCAACGCTGGGGCCTGGAACAAGGGCTGCCGCAACTGAGCGTGCAGGCCTTCGCGCAGGACCGGCAGGGCTATCTGTGGATCGGCACGATGAGCGGGCTGGCGCGCTTCGATGGCGTGCGCATGACCACCTTCGGCGAAAAGGCCCCGGCCAACCTGCCCGGCCCATGGATCAAGGCCTTGCAGGTGGACCCGAGCGGCGACCTGTGGATCGGCACCTACCGCGGGCTGGCGCGCTACCGCGACGGCCGCTTCAGCAACCTGCTGCCGCAGGATCCGCAAGCGCCGCTGCTGAACATCGAAGCGATCGCGGTCGACGCGCAGGGCACGGTGCTGGTCGCGGCGCAGGATGGCGTCTATGCCGTGGTCGGCGACAGGCTGCGCCTGCGTCATCGCATCGCCGACGGCGCCTATGCGCTGCTGCCGCGCGGCGGCGAGCTGTGGGTCGGTACGCGCGGCGCCGTGCTGCGTTTCGCCGAGGGCGGCGACGAGCCGCTGCCGCTGCCGGCCGACGCGCGCGAGGCGCCGGTACGGCAGTTGCTGGACGCGCAGGGACGCCTGTGGGCCGGCAGCCGCGACGGCCTGCTGTTCCGCCGCGACGGCCGCTGGCAGCGGCTGCCCGGCGACCCGGCGCTGACCCGGCGCGCGGTGGAGGCGCTGTCCCAGGATAGCGACGGCAACCTGTGGGTGGGCCTGCCCGGCTACCTGCTGCGCGTGCGCGATGGCGGCATCGTCGAGCAATACGTCGAAGACGATCAGGACGCGGGCGCCAGCGCGATCTTCGAGGATCGCGAACGCAACCTGTGGCTGGGCAGCCGCTGGAAGGGCGCGACCCGGCTGTGGAACGGCTGGACCCGCCGCTACAGCAGCTACGAAGGCCTGAGCGACACGTTGGTGTGGACGCTGGCGCGCGATCCCGATGGCTCGCTGTGGGTCGGGACCGGCCGCGGCCTGGAACGGCTGCGCGACGGCCGCTTTCAACAGGTGCTGCACCGCGAACAACTGCCCGACGTGCCCTACACCCTGCTTGCCGAACCCGGTCAACTGTGGATCGGCACCCGCCGCGGCGCGCTGCTGTACCGCGACGGGCACGCCACCCAGCCGCCGCTGCTGGCGCCGCTGCACGAACTGCAGGTCAGCGGCATCGTCCGCGATCGCGCGCAGCGGCTGTGGTTCGCCACCAGCGACGGCCTGTTCCGCAGCGACGGCGTGCGCCTGCATCGCTACGGCAGCAGCGAGGGCCTGCGCGATCCGCGCATCCGCCTGATCCACGAAACCCGCGCCGGCCGCCTGCTGATCGGCTCCCAGGCCGGCCTGTACGAACTGCGCGGCGAGCGCCTGCTCCCGCTCGCCGAGGCCGGCTCGGCGCTGGCCGACGCCGACGTCACCGCGATCCACGAACTGCCCGGCGGACAGTGGGTGCTCGGCACCCTGTCGGAGCAGCTGTGGGTGTTCGACGGCAAGCGCTGGACCATGTTCGACGAACACGACGGACTGCCGGCCAACGCGGCGTTCTTCATCGCCGACGACGGCCACGGCAGCCTGTGGGTGGCCGGCCTGCGTGGCGTGTACCGGATGCCGCTGGCCAGCCTGCTCAAGCGCATCGAGGTGCCGGGCACGCCGCTGCAGGCCGAACTGCTGCTCAACGAGCGCGGCCAGCGCCACGGCGGGGTGCAGGGCCTGTGCTGCAACGGCGCCGGCAACGGCAAGGGCTTCATCGACAACGGCACGCTGTGGCTGCCCAGCCGCGACGGCGTGGTGACCATGGACACCGCCGGCATCGTCAAGAACCCGGTCGCGCCGCAACCGGTGGTGGAACGGATCCGCGCGCAGGGCCGCTGGATGGCGCCGCAGGCGCTGCGCGACACGCCGTTGCCGGCGCAGGCGCGCGATCTGGATTTCGAGTTCACCGCGGCCTCGTTCCAGGCCCCCGAGAACGTGGAACTGCGCTACCGCCTGGTCGGCTACGACACCCAATGGCGCACCCTCGACGACATCCGCCAGCGCGTGGCCAGCTATACCAACCTGCCCGGCGGCGACTACGTGTTCGAGGTCAGCGGCAGCAACAACGCCGGCGTCTGGGCACTGGCGCCGGCGCGGTTGCCGCTGCGCATTCGGCTGCGCTTCCAGGAGACGCTGTACTACAAGCTGCTGCTGGCGCTGGGCGCGCTGGCGCTGGCGCTGCTCGGCATCGGCATGGCGCGCGTGGTCAACCAGCGCCAGCGCGCGACCCTGGAACGGCAGGTGCGGCAACGCACCGAGGCGCTGCAGGCGGCCAACCAACGCCTGCAGGAAGCCAGCTTCACCGACGACCTGACCCAGCTGCGCAATCGCCGCTACCTGTCGCTGCACATTCCCAGCGACATCGCGCTGTACCGGCGCATGGCCGCCAACGACCAGGACATGCTGTCCTCGGGCATGCTGTTCGCGCTGATCGACATCGACCATTTCAAGTCGATCAACGACAGCGGCGGCCACCATACCGGCGACGCGGTGCTGCAGCAGATGGCGCAGCTGCTGGTCAAGCTGACCCGCGAAAGCGATTACGTGGTGCGTTGGGGCGGCGAGGAATTCCTGCTGGTGCTGCGCTCGGCGCCGCGCGAGAACCTGACCGTGGCCGCCGAGCGCATGTGCCGGGCGATCGCCGCGCATACCTTCGTGCTCGATCACGGCCGCCAGGGCCAGATCACCTGCTCGATCGGCCTGGCCGAATTCCCGTTCGTGCACGATCCCGACAGCCGCCTGGGCTGGGAGCAGTTGCTGATCCTCGCCGACCGCGCGCTGTACCAGGCCAAGGCCAAGGGCCGCAACGGCTGGGCCGCATATCGCCCGGTGCTGGGCACGCAGGCCGAGCAGGTGCTGGCGGCGCTGCACGAACCGGCCGAGCGCATGCAGCACCATGCCTGCCTGAGCCTGGTGCACTCGCGCTGCTGA
- a CDS encoding L-serine ammonia-lyase, protein MAVSTFDLFKIGIGPSSSHTVGPMRAAERFVHRWLLDPGRLGEVVRIRAEVFGSLALTGRGHGTDKAVLLGLEGQRPNLIDPDIIPSTLERIRSSRRINLMGQHEIAFDEKRDLAMNKRQKLPYHTNGMRFTAYAADEAVIATRDYYSVGGGFVVNQDDAADDRIVADETPLPYPFKSGDELLAQAARSGLSIAALMFENEKCWRSEDEIRAGLRELWNAMQACVARGIREEGTLPGGLHVSRRAPALYRELSSKPEAAMRDPLTTLDWVNLYALAVNEENAAGGRVVTAPTNGAAGIIPAVLHYFDRFCPGSDEQRIFDFLLTAAAIGILYKENASISGAEVGCQGEVGVACSMAAGGLVAALGGKPGQIENAAEIGMEHNLGLTCDPIGGLVQIPCIERNAMGAVKAINASRMAMRGDGKHKVSLDKVIRTMRDTGRDMQDKYKETSRGGLAVNVIEC, encoded by the coding sequence ATGGCTGTCAGCACCTTCGACCTGTTCAAGATCGGCATCGGGCCGAGTTCCTCGCATACCGTGGGGCCGATGCGTGCGGCCGAGCGCTTCGTGCACCGCTGGCTGCTGGATCCGGGCCGGCTCGGCGAGGTGGTGCGGATCCGCGCCGAGGTGTTCGGCTCGCTGGCGCTGACCGGGCGCGGCCACGGCACCGACAAGGCGGTGCTGCTGGGCCTGGAAGGCCAGCGCCCGAACCTGATCGACCCGGACATCATTCCGAGCACCCTGGAGCGCATCCGCAGCAGCAGGCGCATCAACCTGATGGGCCAGCACGAGATCGCCTTCGACGAGAAGCGCGACCTGGCGATGAACAAGCGCCAGAAGCTGCCGTACCACACCAACGGCATGCGCTTCACCGCCTACGCCGCCGACGAGGCGGTGATCGCCACGCGCGACTACTACTCGGTCGGCGGCGGCTTCGTGGTCAACCAGGACGACGCCGCCGACGACCGCATCGTCGCCGACGAAACGCCGCTGCCCTACCCGTTCAAGAGCGGCGACGAACTGCTGGCGCAGGCCGCGCGCAGCGGCCTGAGCATCGCCGCGCTGATGTTCGAGAACGAGAAGTGCTGGCGCAGCGAGGACGAGATCCGCGCCGGCCTGCGCGAGCTGTGGAACGCGATGCAGGCCTGCGTGGCGCGCGGCATCCGCGAGGAAGGCACGCTGCCCGGCGGCCTGCACGTGTCGCGGCGCGCACCGGCGCTGTACCGCGAACTGTCGTCCAAGCCGGAAGCGGCGATGCGCGATCCGCTGACCACGCTGGACTGGGTCAACCTGTACGCGCTGGCGGTCAACGAAGAGAACGCCGCCGGCGGGCGCGTGGTCACCGCGCCGACCAACGGCGCGGCCGGGATCATTCCGGCGGTGCTGCACTACTTCGACCGGTTCTGCCCGGGCAGCGACGAACAGCGCATCTTCGATTTCCTGCTGACCGCCGCGGCGATCGGCATCCTGTACAAGGAAAACGCCTCCATCTCCGGCGCCGAGGTCGGCTGCCAGGGCGAAGTCGGCGTGGCCTGCTCGATGGCCGCCGGCGGCCTGGTCGCCGCGCTCGGCGGCAAGCCGGGGCAGATCGAGAACGCCGCCGAGATCGGCATGGAACACAACCTCGGCCTGACCTGCGACCCGATCGGCGGGCTGGTGCAGATCCCGTGCATCGAGCGCAACGCGATGGGCGCGGTGAAGGCGATCAACGCCAGCCGCATGGCCATGCGCGGCGACGGCAAGCACAAGGTCTCGCTGGACAAGGTGATCCGGACCATGCGCGACACCGGCCGCGACATGCAGGACAAGTACAAGGAAACCAGCCGCGGCGGGCTCGCGGTGAACGTGATCGAGTGCTGA
- a CDS encoding glutaredoxin family protein, producing the protein MPLTLYQRDDCHLCDQALLVLAQARAGDLESVFIDGNPALEARYGERVPVLRDVGGRELAWPFDAGAVGHWLTQQG; encoded by the coding sequence ATGCCCCTGACCCTGTACCAGCGCGACGACTGCCACCTGTGCGACCAGGCCTTGCTGGTCCTGGCGCAGGCGCGCGCGGGCGACCTGGAAAGCGTTTTCATCGATGGCAACCCGGCGCTGGAGGCGCGCTACGGCGAGCGGGTGCCGGTGCTGCGCGATGTGGGCGGACGCGAGCTGGCGTGGCCGTTCGATGCCGGCGCGGTCGGCCATTGGCTGACGCAGCAGGGCTGA
- a CDS encoding YceI family protein, whose protein sequence is MSSRFASPTAVAASLVAMLAAAPAFAADYVQAPGSSLVFASKYDGEVFTGQFPGFDTKLSFDPANLAGARLDVAIPLAGAKSGNADRDSTLQGPDFFNVAKFATAHYRADKFRSLGNNQYAADGTLELRGVSRPVTLTFTWTPGAQPVLAGKATVKRLDFGVGGGDWADTKTIPNETAISTKVVFKAK, encoded by the coding sequence ATGTCGTCCCGTTTCGCCTCCCCCACCGCGGTCGCCGCCAGTCTGGTCGCGATGCTCGCCGCCGCCCCCGCGTTCGCCGCCGATTACGTGCAGGCGCCGGGCTCGAGCCTGGTGTTCGCCAGCAAGTACGACGGCGAAGTGTTCACCGGCCAGTTCCCCGGCTTCGACACCAAGCTCAGCTTCGATCCGGCCAACCTGGCCGGCGCCAGGCTCGACGTGGCGATCCCGCTGGCCGGCGCCAAGAGCGGCAATGCCGACCGCGACTCCACCTTGCAGGGGCCGGACTTCTTCAACGTGGCCAAGTTCGCCACCGCCCACTACCGCGCCGACAAGTTCCGTTCGCTGGGCAACAACCAGTACGCTGCCGACGGCACCCTGGAACTGCGCGGCGTGTCCAGGCCGGTGACCCTGACCTTCACCTGGACCCCGGGCGCGCAGCCGGTGCTGGCAGGCAAGGCCACCGTCAAGCGCCTGGACTTCGGCGTCGGCGGCGGCGACTGGGCCGACACCAAGACCATCCCCAACGAAACCGCGATCAGCACCAAGGTCGTGTTCAAGGCGAAGTGA
- a CDS encoding cytochrome b — translation MTARNTAERWGGVSQTLHWLIAALILLLGVVGLTMGELPKTPRYFWVYTAHKSLGLTVLALVIARLGWRLYAGAPRPVPGTPGWQERIASATHALLYLLIFAMPLSGWLYDSSSGLRPFRWFGLVAVPKLSAPDAHLRDLSHAVHEWGFWILIAVVLAHAGAAFYHHLLQRDATLARMLPRGWLPPKS, via the coding sequence ATGACCGCCAGGAACACCGCCGAGCGTTGGGGCGGCGTCAGCCAGACCCTGCATTGGCTGATCGCCGCCTTGATCCTGTTGCTGGGCGTGGTCGGCCTGACCATGGGCGAGCTGCCGAAGACGCCCAGGTACTTCTGGGTGTATACCGCGCACAAATCGCTCGGCCTGACCGTGCTGGCGCTGGTGATCGCACGCCTGGGCTGGCGCCTGTACGCCGGCGCGCCCAGGCCGGTGCCGGGCACGCCGGGCTGGCAGGAACGCATCGCCAGCGCCACCCACGCGCTGCTGTACCTGCTGATCTTCGCCATGCCGCTGTCCGGCTGGCTGTACGACTCCAGCAGCGGCCTGCGCCCGTTCCGCTGGTTCGGCCTGGTCGCCGTGCCCAAGCTCAGCGCGCCCGACGCGCACCTGCGCGACCTGTCGCATGCGGTGCACGAATGGGGCTTCTGGATCCTGATCGCGGTGGTGCTGGCGCATGCCGGCGCCGCCTTCTACCACCACCTGTTGCAACGCGATGCCACCCTGGCGCGGATGTTGCCGCGCGGCTGGCTGCCCCCCAAGTCCTGA
- a CDS encoding YceI family protein produces MFQRCLIALLLTSPSAALAAPAQYALDPVHTRVLFAIEHAGFSKALGTVSGSTGTLSFDPDDWRSARLDARVPLQRLDLGDDKWNRAALARNLVDGEHFPEARFVSTRIEPIDATHAKVFGMLALHGVSREIALDVTLNALKRHPLPPFRRTVGFSATTTLQRADFGIAAWPSVIGGTVELRIEAEATREGRADADPAPAATPAADTAPPPPSRSQESTP; encoded by the coding sequence ATGTTCCAGCGCTGCCTGATCGCCCTGCTGCTGACCTCGCCGAGCGCCGCGCTGGCGGCCCCGGCGCAGTACGCGCTGGACCCGGTGCACACCCGCGTGCTGTTCGCGATCGAGCACGCCGGCTTCTCCAAGGCGCTGGGCACCGTGTCCGGCAGCACCGGCACGCTGTCGTTCGACCCGGACGACTGGCGCAGCGCGCGGCTGGACGCGCGGGTGCCGCTGCAGCGGCTGGACCTGGGCGACGACAAGTGGAACCGCGCCGCGCTGGCGCGCAACCTGGTCGACGGCGAGCATTTCCCCGAGGCGCGCTTCGTCTCCACCCGGATCGAGCCGATCGACGCCACCCACGCCAAGGTGTTCGGCATGCTGGCCCTGCACGGGGTCAGCCGCGAGATCGCGCTGGACGTGACCCTCAACGCGCTGAAGCGGCATCCGCTGCCGCCGTTCCGCCGCACCGTGGGCTTCTCCGCCACCACCACGCTGCAGCGCGCCGACTTCGGCATCGCCGCCTGGCCGTCGGTGATCGGCGGCACGGTCGAATTGCGCATCGAGGCCGAGGCCACCCGCGAGGGCCGCGCCGACGCCGACCCGGCGCCAGCGGCCACGCCCGCCGCCGACACCGCCCCTCCGCCACCCAGCCGCAGCCAGGAATCCACGCCATGA